A single genomic interval of Microbacterium oleivorans harbors:
- a CDS encoding FMN-binding negative transcriptional regulator, with product MRRTPDYAVGDADWVKALVRENPWASLISFVPGRGLVASHYPIMLEEDTDAIVIVSHVGRPDERLHELGRHELLVVISGPQGYVSPGWYEVTPAVPTWNFAVAHAYGTPELLSDEDNLDVLERMVRHLERPLATPFLMTGTLENEEYARRIVGGTVGFRLRVDRFEAKEKMSQDKPPAVVDRVLAHLRSPGPYANPALADRMERVHHPRRGTENA from the coding sequence ATGAGGCGCACCCCCGATTACGCCGTCGGGGACGCCGACTGGGTGAAGGCCCTCGTCCGGGAGAACCCGTGGGCATCGCTGATCTCGTTCGTGCCGGGCCGGGGCCTCGTCGCCTCGCACTACCCGATCATGCTCGAGGAGGACACGGACGCCATCGTCATCGTCAGCCACGTCGGCCGCCCCGATGAGCGGCTGCACGAACTCGGTCGCCATGAACTGCTGGTCGTCATCTCGGGTCCGCAGGGGTACGTCTCACCAGGCTGGTACGAGGTCACGCCCGCCGTTCCGACGTGGAACTTCGCCGTCGCGCACGCCTACGGCACACCCGAGCTGCTGAGCGACGAGGACAACCTGGACGTGCTCGAGAGGATGGTGCGGCATCTCGAGCGCCCGCTCGCCACGCCTTTCCTCATGACGGGCACCCTCGAGAACGAGGAGTACGCGCGCCGCATCGTCGGCGGCACCGTCGGCTTCCGGCTGCGCGTGGACCGCTTCGAGGCCAAGGAGAAGATGAGCCAGGACAAGCCGCCGGCCGTGGTCGACCGGGTGCTCGCGCATCTGCGGTCACCGGGTCCGTACGCGAATCCGGCTCTCGCCGACAGGATGGAGCGGGTGCACCACCCCCGCCGAGGAACGGAGAACGCATGA
- a CDS encoding LysR family transcriptional regulator, translating to MFDLRRLRLLHELSVRGTLAAVAEALAYSPSTISQQLAQLEREAGVALLRPDGRRVRLTAQGEALAAHAARMLAADEEVRSELERMQPSLSPVRVSAMQSAVHGLIPRVLELLADTSPGLRLEVTELPPEEGLFELAARGFDLVVAEQYPGHTREHRAGLDRAFLGLDSIRLAVGPDERETELAALRDRPWVMEPVGTAARHWATQQCRAVGFEPHVPFELTDLTAHIRLVAAGRAAGMIPDLVFAGDDPPVRLYDLPGRPRRDVFTAVRHGASHRPALEAVQTALQQAFDEIAS from the coding sequence GTGTTCGACCTCCGACGCCTGCGCCTGTTGCACGAGCTATCGGTGCGGGGAACGCTCGCCGCGGTGGCCGAAGCCCTCGCGTACAGCCCGTCGACCATCTCGCAGCAACTCGCACAGCTCGAGCGCGAAGCGGGCGTCGCGCTCCTGCGCCCCGACGGCCGGCGCGTGAGGCTGACTGCGCAGGGCGAGGCTCTCGCAGCACACGCCGCGCGCATGCTCGCTGCCGACGAGGAGGTGCGCAGCGAGCTCGAGCGGATGCAGCCGTCTCTCTCGCCCGTCCGCGTGTCGGCGATGCAGTCCGCCGTCCACGGCCTCATCCCGCGGGTGCTGGAGCTGCTCGCCGACACGTCGCCCGGCCTGCGGCTCGAGGTCACCGAACTCCCGCCGGAGGAAGGACTGTTCGAGCTCGCCGCACGCGGGTTCGACCTCGTCGTCGCCGAACAGTACCCCGGTCACACCCGCGAGCACCGGGCCGGCCTCGATCGCGCCTTCCTCGGGCTCGACAGCATCCGTCTCGCCGTCGGTCCCGACGAGCGCGAGACCGAGCTCGCCGCACTCCGCGACCGCCCCTGGGTGATGGAGCCGGTCGGCACCGCCGCGCGGCACTGGGCCACGCAGCAGTGCCGGGCGGTCGGGTTCGAGCCGCACGTCCCGTTCGAGCTGACCGATCTGACCGCGCACATCCGGCTCGTTGCGGCCGGACGCGCCGCCGGCATGATCCCCGACCTGGTGTTCGCGGGCGACGACCCGCCGGTCCGGCTGTACGACCTGCCGGGGCGACCCCGCCGCGACGTCTTCACCGCGGTGCGGCACGGCGCCTCCCACCGCCCCGCCCTCGAGGCCGTGCAGACCGCACTCCAGCAGGCCTTCGACGAGATCGCCTCCTGA
- a CDS encoding amino acid ABC transporter permease yields the protein MSTATPDIAGSDGAIVDAAPLRVVPVRRWGQWITSAIILLLAAMLVQSVVANPNFEWGKVWGYFLDGRILRGLGTTLWLTVVAMVIGVVIGVVMAVGRQSRNVVVSGAASAYVGFFRGTPLLVQLIFWFNLAALYPTLQFGVPFGPTFVEADTNTLITPMLAAILGLGLNEGAYMSEIIRAGLLSVDPGQTDAAEALGMRRRQIFRRIVLPQAMRVIIPPTGNETISMLKTTALVSVIAIGDLLFAAQTIYSRNFEVIPLLITVSLWYLIVTTILSTGQYFVERRFTRGDRRVEPSFVMAWLSGVVPRHATVDPAPVTAPIDTDTDTEGGRR from the coding sequence GTGAGCACGGCGACCCCGGACATCGCCGGGTCGGACGGCGCCATCGTCGACGCGGCGCCGCTGCGCGTGGTGCCCGTCCGTCGATGGGGGCAGTGGATCACCTCGGCGATCATCCTGCTCCTGGCAGCCATGCTCGTGCAGTCGGTCGTGGCGAACCCCAACTTCGAGTGGGGGAAGGTCTGGGGGTACTTCCTCGACGGCCGCATCCTGCGCGGTCTCGGCACGACCCTGTGGCTCACGGTCGTCGCGATGGTCATCGGGGTGGTGATCGGCGTCGTCATGGCGGTCGGCCGTCAGTCGCGGAACGTCGTCGTATCGGGGGCGGCATCCGCTTATGTCGGTTTCTTCCGCGGCACGCCGCTCCTGGTCCAGCTCATCTTCTGGTTCAACCTCGCCGCGTTGTACCCCACTCTGCAGTTCGGCGTCCCCTTCGGCCCGACGTTCGTCGAGGCCGACACGAACACCCTCATCACGCCGATGCTCGCCGCGATCCTGGGTCTCGGTCTGAACGAGGGGGCGTACATGTCCGAGATCATCCGCGCGGGACTGCTCTCGGTCGACCCGGGACAGACGGATGCCGCCGAGGCGCTCGGCATGCGGCGGCGGCAGATCTTCCGCCGGATCGTGCTGCCGCAGGCCATGCGCGTCATCATCCCGCCGACGGGCAACGAGACCATCTCGATGCTGAAGACGACGGCCCTCGTGAGTGTCATCGCCATCGGCGACCTGCTGTTCGCCGCGCAGACGATCTACTCGCGCAACTTCGAGGTGATCCCCCTGCTGATCACCGTCAGTCTCTGGTATCTCATCGTCACGACGATCCTCAGCACGGGGCAGTACTTCGTCGAGCGCAGGTTCACGCGAGGTGATCGCCGCGTCGAGCCGTCCTTCGTCATGGCCTGGCTCAGCGGTGTGGTTCCGCGACACGCGACCGTGGACCCCGCGCCCGTCACCGCTCCGATCGACACCGACACCGACACCGAAGGAGGACGCCGATGA
- a CDS encoding transporter substrate-binding domain-containing protein, with protein sequence MNRRPFRPVPRLGLLVGASLTSVALLAGCASSGEASPAAGESELFDQAIADLLPADIAEAGEIHVASGPGYPPILDLAEDGVTLSGSQPEEVRLIGEVLGIDIVFDDIKFDALFPALESGKVDMAAASLGITQERLGAVDFVSDFQGGTTLLVAGGNPEDLSIETLCGHAVGVLKGSTEETITLPVWAEACSAAGDSDIEISTFATAADAVLALSSGRVEATVSALPPAVYQAAQSDGAMEALDINHEPTPWGLAFPKGSELTEAVAAALQKLMDEGLYLENLERFGVEVGAVDTAEVYTDPSQAAK encoded by the coding sequence ATGAATCGCCGTCCGTTCCGTCCCGTCCCTCGCCTCGGACTCCTCGTGGGGGCGTCTCTCACGAGCGTCGCCCTCCTCGCCGGCTGCGCATCGTCGGGGGAGGCATCGCCCGCGGCCGGCGAGAGCGAGCTGTTCGACCAGGCCATCGCCGACCTCCTGCCGGCGGACATCGCCGAGGCCGGTGAGATCCACGTCGCCAGCGGACCGGGCTATCCGCCGATCCTCGACCTCGCCGAGGACGGGGTCACCCTGTCGGGCTCGCAGCCGGAGGAGGTGCGCCTGATCGGCGAGGTGCTCGGCATCGACATCGTCTTCGACGACATCAAGTTCGACGCGCTCTTCCCCGCCCTCGAGTCGGGCAAGGTCGACATGGCCGCCGCCTCGCTCGGCATCACGCAGGAGCGGCTCGGGGCGGTCGACTTCGTGAGCGACTTCCAGGGCGGTACGACGCTGCTCGTCGCCGGGGGCAATCCCGAGGACCTGTCGATCGAGACGCTCTGCGGCCACGCCGTCGGGGTGTTGAAGGGCTCGACCGAGGAGACCATCACCCTCCCGGTGTGGGCGGAGGCGTGCTCCGCCGCAGGTGACTCCGACATCGAGATATCGACGTTCGCGACCGCGGCGGACGCGGTGCTGGCGCTCTCGTCCGGGCGTGTCGAGGCGACGGTCAGCGCTCTGCCGCCGGCCGTCTATCAGGCGGCTCAGTCGGACGGCGCCATGGAGGCGCTCGACATCAATCACGAGCCCACCCCGTGGGGGCTGGCCTTCCCGAAGGGGTCGGAGCTCACCGAGGCCGTCGCTGCAGCGCTGCAGAAGCTCATGGACGAGGGCCTGTACCTCGAGAACCTCGAGCGCTTCGGCGTCGAGGTGGGCGCCGTCGACACCGCCGAGGTCTACACCGACCCGTCGCAGGCGGCGAAGTGA
- a CDS encoding amidohydrolase, which translates to MTASDLLLRGARTYGGGEPLDVRLSGGLVGSVAPAGVLDPEGAETIDLDGRFVGPGLWDAHVHFTQWVIQQRRVDLAGTRSASDAVAVVRQALVNGFPTTDGVLFGYGYRDGLWNEPTTQAALDVFAQPVVLINGDLHSAWMNSAGAARLGLHPDPSGVVSEGEWIGVLQRFHTESVLPVADYRTAAEAAAARGVIGIVEYENVLNIDEWAERVAGGVDSLRVDAAVWPDELDTALGRGLRTGDPVEPSGLVTMGRLKVVVDGSLNTRTAYCWDPYPGLDAHAAHSCGVSSIPVSQLRDLLVRARAGGIQAAVHAIGDRANTEVLDTFEELGMPGIIEHAQLVRSDDFARFARLGLIASVQPEHAMDDRDVADRYWAGRTGRAFAFGSLHAAGVALRLGSDAPVAPLDPWHAIASAVVRSRGERDPWHPEQSLPLDVALAASTRHPLAAGAPADIVVTDADPFELGRDALRAMPVAATLLAGRFTHRAL; encoded by the coding sequence ATGACCGCCTCCGACCTGCTGCTGCGCGGCGCCCGCACCTACGGCGGAGGAGAACCGCTGGACGTACGTCTGTCGGGCGGGCTGGTCGGGTCGGTCGCCCCCGCGGGCGTGCTGGACCCGGAGGGTGCCGAGACGATCGACCTCGACGGCCGCTTCGTCGGTCCCGGCCTGTGGGACGCGCACGTGCACTTCACGCAGTGGGTGATCCAGCAGCGCCGCGTCGACCTCGCCGGCACCCGCAGTGCGTCCGACGCGGTCGCGGTCGTGCGGCAGGCGCTCGTGAACGGCTTCCCGACCACCGACGGCGTGCTGTTCGGATACGGCTACCGCGACGGCCTGTGGAACGAGCCGACGACCCAGGCGGCTCTCGACGTCTTCGCGCAGCCCGTCGTGCTCATCAACGGCGACCTGCACAGCGCATGGATGAACTCCGCGGGGGCCGCGCGCCTCGGTCTGCATCCCGATCCGTCGGGCGTGGTCAGCGAGGGAGAGTGGATCGGCGTCCTGCAGCGGTTCCACACGGAGTCCGTCCTGCCCGTCGCCGACTACCGGACGGCCGCCGAGGCCGCCGCCGCGCGCGGTGTCATCGGGATCGTGGAGTACGAGAACGTGCTCAACATCGACGAGTGGGCCGAGCGCGTCGCAGGGGGCGTCGACAGCCTCCGCGTGGATGCCGCGGTCTGGCCCGACGAGCTCGACACCGCGCTGGGGCGCGGCCTGCGCACCGGCGACCCCGTCGAGCCCTCGGGCCTCGTCACGATGGGGCGACTCAAGGTCGTCGTCGACGGCTCGCTCAACACACGGACCGCGTACTGCTGGGATCCCTACCCGGGCCTCGACGCTCATGCGGCACACAGCTGCGGGGTGAGCAGCATCCCCGTGTCGCAGCTTCGAGACCTGCTCGTCCGTGCCCGCGCCGGTGGCATCCAGGCCGCGGTGCACGCCATCGGCGACCGCGCCAACACGGAGGTCCTCGATACCTTCGAAGAACTCGGGATGCCGGGGATCATCGAGCACGCGCAGCTCGTGCGCTCCGACGACTTCGCCCGCTTCGCCCGGCTCGGGCTCATCGCCAGCGTCCAGCCCGAGCACGCCATGGACGACCGCGACGTCGCGGACCGCTACTGGGCCGGACGCACCGGCCGTGCCTTCGCCTTCGGTTCGCTGCACGCGGCGGGCGTGGCCCTCCGGCTCGGATCGGATGCGCCTGTCGCGCCGCTCGATCCGTGGCACGCGATCGCCTCGGCGGTGGTGCGGAGCAGGGGGGAGCGCGACCCGTGGCACCCCGAGCAGTCGCTGCCGCTCGACGTCGCCCTCGCCGCGAGCACGCGGCATCCGCTCGCCGCCGGCGCACCGGCCGACATCGTCGTCACCGATGCCGACCCGTTCGAGCTCGGGCGCGACGCGCTGCGCGCCATGCCGGTCGCGGCGACGCTGCTCGCGGGCCGATTCACCCACCGGGCGCTCTAG
- a CDS encoding MSMEG_1061 family FMN-dependent PPOX-type flavoprotein, with amino-acid sequence MLSTDFARVDLDGIRAKLGEPSQAAVDKILDHLDDNCLRFLAHSPFLCLSTSDAEGACDCSPRGDYPGFVRALDRRTLVIPDRLGNRLVDSFRNMLENPHVGLLCFVPGMSETLRINGSAFITDDPDLLAMLEQDHSVPELAIVVRTEEVYLHCGRALLRGGIWDADMQDLAAEVPTSGAIWASMSGLDAEVGEAIDRSVASGNRVLY; translated from the coding sequence ATGCTCTCGACGGACTTCGCACGCGTCGATCTCGACGGTATCCGCGCCAAACTGGGCGAGCCGAGCCAGGCGGCCGTCGACAAGATCCTCGACCATCTCGACGACAACTGCCTGCGGTTCCTCGCGCACTCCCCGTTCCTGTGCCTGTCGACCTCCGACGCCGAGGGTGCCTGCGACTGCTCACCGCGCGGCGACTACCCCGGCTTCGTCCGCGCACTCGATCGCCGCACCCTCGTCATCCCCGATCGACTCGGCAATCGCCTCGTCGACTCGTTCCGCAACATGCTCGAGAACCCGCACGTGGGCCTGTTGTGCTTCGTCCCGGGCATGAGCGAGACGCTGCGCATCAACGGCAGCGCCTTCATCACCGATGACCCGGACCTGCTCGCGATGCTCGAGCAGGACCATTCGGTGCCGGAGCTGGCGATCGTGGTTCGCACCGAGGAGGTGTACCTGCACTGCGGCCGGGCGCTGCTGCGCGGCGGAATCTGGGACGCCGACATGCAGGACCTCGCCGCTGAGGTGCCGACCTCGGGGGCGATCTGGGCGAGCATGTCCGGACTCGATGCCGAGGTGGGTGAGGCGATCGACCGATCGGTCGCCTCGGGCAACCGGGTGCTGTACTGA
- a CDS encoding PDR/VanB family oxidoreductase — protein MRDRSDMMPLVVSDIRRETPSILSIRLAHPDGAELPPWEPGAHVDVQLVTRQERQYSLCGDPRDISRYRIAVQREPLSRGGSYYIHEHLQVGRRVYVRPPRNLFPLDSSPAYLLLAAGIGITPLLAMARHLESIGADWRMLYLARRAEDVAFADELAAFGERVHVHVSSTAGRKDLREVLGAVRAGTDVYACGPRRFADALADVRDILPRGSRLHMERFEPAQRTFAPNTAFTVIAARSQVEIAVPAEWSMLQALRGAGIEAPGSCLRGVCGSCALTVHAGEPEHRDSLGTEGTGVVYPCVSRSLTATLTVEA, from the coding sequence ATGCGCGACCGCAGCGACATGATGCCGCTCGTCGTCAGCGACATCCGGCGTGAGACGCCGTCGATCCTCAGCATCCGACTCGCCCACCCCGACGGCGCCGAGCTTCCCCCCTGGGAGCCCGGCGCACACGTCGACGTTCAGCTCGTCACCCGTCAGGAGCGGCAGTACTCCCTCTGCGGCGACCCGCGCGACATCTCCCGGTACCGGATCGCCGTCCAGCGGGAGCCGCTCTCCCGGGGCGGGTCGTACTACATCCACGAACATCTGCAGGTCGGGCGCCGCGTGTACGTCCGTCCTCCGCGCAACCTGTTCCCACTCGACTCCTCTCCGGCGTACCTGTTGCTGGCCGCGGGCATCGGGATCACCCCCCTCCTCGCCATGGCCCGACACCTCGAGTCGATCGGGGCAGACTGGCGGATGCTGTACCTCGCCCGCCGCGCGGAGGACGTCGCGTTCGCCGACGAACTCGCGGCTTTCGGCGAGCGCGTGCACGTGCACGTCAGCAGCACCGCGGGACGAAAGGATCTGCGCGAGGTGCTCGGCGCCGTCAGGGCGGGCACCGACGTCTACGCCTGCGGGCCGCGTCGCTTCGCCGACGCGCTCGCCGACGTGCGCGACATCCTTCCTCGAGGATCCCGCCTCCACATGGAGCGGTTCGAACCCGCCCAGCGCACCTTCGCCCCCAACACGGCCTTCACCGTCATCGCCGCGCGGTCCCAGGTCGAGATCGCGGTTCCCGCCGAATGGTCGATGCTGCAGGCGCTGCGCGGCGCCGGCATCGAGGCGCCCGGCTCGTGTCTGCGCGGCGTCTGCGGTTCGTGCGCGCTGACGGTGCATGCCGGCGAGCCCGAGCACCGGGACTCCCTGGGAACCGAGGGGACGGGCGTGGTCTACCCCTGTGTCTCGCGATCGCTCACCGCGACGCTGACCGTCGAGGCCTGA
- a CDS encoding amino acid ABC transporter ATP-binding protein, producing MTASAITPMVEAVGVHKRFGSNHVVRGIDLVVERGQVRCLLGPSGSGKSTFLRCINHLEKIDAGSISVDGELVGYRRAGDRLHELRDDEIARKRSDIGMVFQHFNLFPHMTVLENLIEAPVMVRRERATDAKERGRALLDRVGLADKADAYPRSLSGGQQQRVAIARALNMRPKLMLFDEPTSALDPELVGEVLDVMRDLADEGMTMIVVTHEIGFAREVADTVTFMDGGVVVESGPPAQVLGDPEHARTRAFLAKVL from the coding sequence ATGACCGCGTCCGCGATCACGCCCATGGTCGAAGCGGTCGGCGTGCACAAGCGTTTCGGCTCCAACCACGTCGTCCGCGGCATCGACCTCGTCGTGGAACGGGGTCAGGTGCGGTGTCTGCTGGGTCCGTCGGGTTCGGGCAAGAGCACCTTCCTGCGCTGCATCAACCACCTCGAGAAGATCGACGCCGGGAGCATCAGCGTCGACGGCGAGCTCGTCGGATACCGACGCGCGGGCGACCGGCTGCACGAGCTGCGCGACGACGAGATCGCGCGCAAGCGCAGCGACATCGGGATGGTGTTCCAGCACTTCAACCTGTTCCCGCACATGACCGTGCTCGAGAACCTCATCGAGGCCCCGGTGATGGTGCGCCGAGAGAGGGCGACGGACGCGAAGGAGCGCGGGCGCGCGCTGCTGGACCGGGTCGGCCTCGCAGACAAGGCGGACGCCTACCCTCGGTCGCTCTCGGGCGGCCAGCAGCAGCGGGTCGCCATCGCCCGGGCGCTGAACATGCGTCCCAAGCTCATGCTGTTCGACGAGCCGACCTCCGCGCTCGATCCGGAGCTGGTCGGCGAGGTGCTCGACGTGATGCGCGACCTCGCGGACGAAGGCATGACGATGATCGTCGTCACGCACGAGATCGGCTTCGCCCGCGAGGTGGCCGACACCGTGACGTTCATGGACGGGGGAGTCGTCGTCGAGAGCGGCCCGCCGGCGCAGGTGCTCGGCGATCCCGAGCACGCGCGCACCCGGGCCTTCCTGGCCAAGGTGCTCTGA
- a CDS encoding bifunctional proline dehydrogenase/L-glutamate gamma-semialdehyde dehydrogenase encodes MTAPTAPAASPAAARAEIGVGDLADDAVTLVRRWLEASRDEKVDASAERLAGVLRDPHGLDFTVGFVDGVVRPEDTRVAARNLAALSPLIPGFLPLPLKAAIRLGAFAAPLAPGVVVPAARMALRAMVRHLIVDATDRKLGPAIARIRGEEGVRLNVNLLGEAILGKKEAARRLAGTRKLLSREDVDYVSIKVSSTVAPHTPWAFDDAVADAVDALRPLYRVAAAGRKFLNLDMEEYKDLDLTIAVFMRVLDEPEFRDLEAGIVLQAYLPDALGAMIRLQEWAAARVAGGGAPIKVRVVKGANLPMERVDADIHDWPLATWESKQASDASYKAVLDYALRPEHTAHVRIGVAGHNLFDIALAWLLAERRGVVEGIDIEMLLGMATAQAAVVRRTVGSILLYTPVVHPREFDVAIAYLIRRLEEGASAENFMSAVFDLDADEQLFARERDRFLAAIDAMPAGVPAPRRVQDRTVQPAPAPTTGFANTPDSDPAISANRRWADGILERMSDSALGFETARTSALADAAAVDAAVDAAVAAGASWRALTADERAEILHRAGDVLERRRADLIEVMGAECGKVVEQSDPEVSEAIDFAHYYAEQGRGLAHIDGAEFTPARLTVVTPPWNFPVAIPAGSTLAALAAGSPVIIKPALQARRSGAVMVEALWEAGVPRDVLTYVQLDEATLGARLVAHPSVERVVLTGAYETAELFRSFRPDLPLMAETSGKNAVIVTPSADLDLAAKDVAMSAFGHAGQKCSAASLVVLVGSVATSERFRGQLVDAVTSLEVGLPWQAASRVGPLIEPASGKLLRALTTLEAGQSWIVEPQQLDADGALWRPGIRDGVRAGSEFHLTEYFGPVLGVMTAATLDEAIDLVNAIDYGLTSGLHALDDGEIQTWLRRIEAGNLYVNRGTTGAIVQRQPFGGWKKSVVGPGAKAGGPNYLSGFGTWSDGAAVPARPSRPDGFASAALAAVPAEDRDWLAAALASDATAWSEEFGVARDVSALQSEQNVFRYAPVPVTVRIDAAADVALVRSVAAGLRVGAEVSVSSAAELAPGVRAWLEGSGVPARVEDASTWSRGAASLARSGGRVRLLGGSAADFVEATAGSPAVAVYDAPVVTAGRIETLPFLREQAVSITAHRFGTPRRHPVPAPVGGIR; translated from the coding sequence ATGACCGCGCCAACCGCTCCCGCCGCCTCACCGGCCGCCGCTCGCGCCGAGATCGGAGTCGGCGACCTCGCCGACGATGCCGTCACGCTCGTGCGTCGGTGGCTCGAAGCAAGCCGTGACGAGAAGGTCGACGCCTCCGCCGAACGCCTCGCCGGCGTGTTGCGCGATCCGCACGGCCTCGATTTCACGGTGGGCTTCGTCGACGGAGTGGTCCGGCCCGAGGACACCCGGGTCGCCGCCCGCAACCTCGCCGCGCTCTCCCCGCTCATCCCGGGATTCCTGCCGCTGCCGCTGAAGGCCGCCATCCGGCTGGGAGCCTTCGCGGCCCCTCTGGCGCCGGGCGTCGTGGTTCCGGCGGCGCGGATGGCGCTGCGTGCGATGGTCCGTCACCTCATCGTAGACGCGACCGACCGCAAGCTCGGTCCGGCGATCGCACGGATCCGGGGTGAGGAGGGCGTCCGCCTCAACGTCAACCTGCTGGGCGAGGCCATCCTCGGAAAGAAGGAGGCGGCGCGCCGCCTCGCCGGCACGCGCAAGCTCCTCTCTCGCGAGGACGTCGACTACGTCTCGATCAAGGTGTCGTCGACCGTGGCGCCGCACACGCCCTGGGCGTTCGATGACGCCGTGGCGGATGCCGTCGACGCGCTGCGCCCCCTGTATCGCGTCGCCGCCGCGGGTCGGAAGTTCCTCAACCTCGACATGGAGGAGTACAAGGACCTCGACCTGACGATCGCCGTCTTCATGCGCGTCCTCGATGAGCCGGAGTTCCGAGACCTGGAGGCGGGGATCGTGCTGCAGGCGTACCTCCCGGACGCCCTCGGAGCCATGATCCGCCTGCAGGAGTGGGCCGCCGCGCGCGTCGCCGGCGGCGGCGCCCCGATCAAGGTGCGCGTCGTGAAGGGCGCGAACCTGCCGATGGAGCGCGTCGACGCGGACATCCACGACTGGCCGCTGGCCACGTGGGAGTCCAAGCAGGCGTCGGACGCGTCGTACAAGGCCGTGCTCGACTACGCGCTGCGACCCGAGCACACCGCGCACGTGCGTATCGGCGTCGCCGGTCACAACCTGTTCGACATCGCCCTGGCCTGGCTGCTCGCCGAGCGGCGGGGCGTGGTCGAGGGCATCGACATCGAGATGCTCCTCGGCATGGCCACAGCTCAGGCCGCCGTCGTGCGCCGTACCGTCGGGTCGATCCTCCTGTACACGCCGGTGGTGCACCCGCGGGAGTTCGACGTCGCGATCGCCTACCTCATCCGCCGGCTCGAAGAGGGGGCGTCGGCCGAGAACTTCATGTCGGCCGTGTTCGACCTCGATGCCGACGAGCAGTTGTTCGCCCGGGAGCGCGATCGGTTCCTCGCGGCGATCGATGCGATGCCGGCAGGCGTTCCCGCGCCGCGCCGTGTGCAGGACCGCACCGTGCAGCCGGCCCCGGCGCCCACGACGGGGTTCGCGAACACACCCGACTCCGACCCGGCCATCTCGGCCAACCGTCGATGGGCGGACGGCATCCTCGAGCGCATGTCCGATTCGGCCCTCGGGTTCGAGACGGCCCGGACGAGCGCGCTCGCAGACGCCGCCGCCGTGGACGCGGCGGTGGACGCCGCCGTCGCCGCGGGCGCGTCCTGGCGTGCACTCACGGCCGACGAGCGCGCCGAGATCCTCCACCGTGCCGGCGACGTGCTGGAACGCCGACGCGCCGACCTCATCGAGGTGATGGGGGCGGAGTGCGGCAAGGTCGTGGAGCAGAGCGACCCCGAGGTCTCCGAGGCCATCGACTTCGCCCACTACTACGCCGAGCAGGGTCGCGGCCTCGCGCACATCGACGGCGCCGAGTTCACCCCCGCTCGCCTGACCGTCGTCACGCCGCCGTGGAACTTCCCGGTGGCCATCCCTGCCGGATCGACGCTCGCCGCGCTCGCCGCCGGCAGCCCCGTCATCATCAAGCCCGCGCTGCAGGCCCGGCGATCGGGTGCCGTCATGGTCGAGGCGCTGTGGGAGGCCGGGGTGCCCCGCGACGTGCTCACCTACGTCCAGCTCGACGAGGCCACGCTCGGAGCGCGACTGGTCGCCCACCCCTCCGTGGAGCGCGTCGTGCTGACGGGCGCCTACGAGACGGCGGAACTGTTCCGCTCGTTCCGTCCCGACCTTCCCCTGATGGCCGAGACCAGCGGCAAGAACGCGGTCATCGTCACGCCGAGCGCCGACCTGGACCTCGCCGCGAAGGACGTCGCGATGTCGGCCTTCGGACACGCGGGTCAGAAGTGCTCGGCGGCATCCCTCGTGGTCCTGGTCGGCTCGGTCGCGACGTCGGAGCGCTTCCGCGGGCAGCTCGTCGACGCGGTCACCTCGCTGGAGGTGGGGCTGCCCTGGCAGGCCGCCAGCCGCGTCGGGCCGCTCATCGAGCCGGCCTCCGGCAAGCTGCTGCGCGCCCTGACGACGCTCGAGGCCGGCCAGTCGTGGATCGTCGAGCCGCAGCAGCTCGACGCCGACGGCGCGCTGTGGCGCCCCGGCATCCGCGACGGCGTGCGTGCGGGCTCGGAGTTCCATCTCACCGAGTACTTCGGGCCGGTGCTCGGCGTCATGACGGCGGCGACCCTGGACGAGGCGATCGATCTCGTCAACGCGATCGACTACGGCCTCACCTCGGGTCTGCACGCCCTCGACGACGGCGAGATCCAGACGTGGCTTCGCCGCATCGAGGCGGGCAACCTGTACGTCAACCGCGGGACGACCGGCGCGATCGTGCAGCGACAGCCGTTCGGCGGCTGGAAGAAGTCGGTCGTGGGGCCGGGAGCGAAGGCCGGCGGTCCGAACTACCTGTCGGGGTTCGGCACGTGGTCGGACGGTGCAGCGGTTCCGGCGCGTCCGTCTCGGCCCGATGGCTTCGCATCCGCCGCGCTCGCGGCGGTGCCGGCCGAGGACCGGGACTGGCTCGCCGCGGCCCTCGCGAGCGACGCCACGGCGTGGAGCGAGGAGTTCGGCGTCGCCCGCGATGTCAGCGCGCTGCAGTCCGAGCAGAACGTCTTCCGCTACGCGCCGGTGCCGGTCACGGTGCGTATCGACGCGGCCGCGGACGTCGCTCTCGTGCGCTCGGTCGCCGCGGGACTCCGAGTGGGAGCCGAGGTCTCGGTCAGCTCCGCCGCCGAGCTCGCGCCCGGCGTGCGGGCGTGGCTCGAAGGCTCCGGCGTCCCGGCGCGCGTCGAGGACGCCTCGACGTGGTCACGTGGCGCGGCATCCCTGGCCCGCTCGGGCGGTCGGGTACGTCTGCTGGGCGGATCGGCCGCCGACTTCGTCGAAGCGACGGCAGGATCCCCCGCGGTGGCGGTGTACGACGCGCCGGTGGTGACGGCCGGTCGCATCGAGACCCTGCCCTTCCTCCGCGAGCAGGCGGTCTCCATCACCGCGCACCGCTTCGGCACACCGCGCCGCCACCCGGTCCCCGCTCCGGTCGGCGGCATCCGATGA